One Microcebus murinus isolate Inina chromosome 10, M.murinus_Inina_mat1.0, whole genome shotgun sequence DNA segment encodes these proteins:
- the GPRC5A gene encoding retinoic acid-induced protein 3, with product MATTAPSGCRQNLNPRYHRLCDTGEVWGIVLEAFAAVGAVTTVVLMLALLALVCKVQDSSRRKMLPTQFLFLLGVLGVFGLTFAFIIRLEGGTGPTRFFLFGVLFSICFSCLLAHAVNLTKLVRGTKPLSMLVTLGLAVGFSLVQDVIAVEYVVLTMNRTNVDVFAELSAPRRNEDFVLLLIYVLLLMVLTFFMSSFSFCGSFTGWKKHGAHICLTTLLSAAIWVAWIALLLIPAIEERWDDTILSSALVANGWVFLLAYMVPEFRLLTKQRNPMDYPVEDAFCKPQLMKKSYGVENRAYSQEEITQGLEEMGDTLYAPYSTHFQLQNRAPQDFSIPRAQAPASPYNNYEGRKEGS from the exons ATGGCTACAACGGCCCCCAGTGGTTGCCGCCAAAACCTGAACCCCAGGTACCACAGACTCTGTGATACCGGTGAGGTTTGGGGCATCGTCCTAGAAGCGTTTGCTGCAGTTGGGGCTGTGACCACGGTGGTCCTCATGCTGGCTCTCCTGGCCCTCGTCTGCAAGGTGCAGGACTCCAGCAGGCGGAAAATGCTCCCGACCCagttcctcttcctcctgggtgTGCTGGGGGTCTTTGGCCTCACCTTCGCCTTCATCATCAGACTGGAAGGGGGCACGGGGCCCACGCGCTTCTTCCTCTTCGGGGTCCTCTTCTCCATCTGCTTCTCTTGCCTCCTGGCTCATGCCGTCAACCTGACGAAGCTAGTCCGCGGGACGAAGCCCCTCTCCATGCTGGTGACTCTGGGCCTGGCGGTGGGCTTCAGCCTGGTACAGGACGTCATCGCCGTCGAATATGTCGTCCTCACCATGAACAGGACCAACGTCGATGTCTTTGCTGAGCTTTCTGCTCCTCGCCGCAATGAAGACTTTGTCCTGCTGCTCATCTATGTCCTCCTCTTGATGGTGCTGACCTTCTTCAtgtcctccttctccttctgtgGCTCCTTCACTGGCTGGAAGAAGCATGGGGCCCACATCTGCCTCACCACGCTCCTCTCTGCGGCCATCTGGGTGGCCTGGATCGCCCTGCTCTTGATTCCTGCCATCGAGGAAAGATGGGATGACACCATCCTCAGCTCCGCCTTGGTGGCCAATGGCTGGGTTTTCCTGTTGGCTTATATGGTACCCGAGTTCCGGCTGCTCACAAAGCAACGAAACCCCATGGATTACCCTGTCGAGGATGCCTTTTGTAAACCGCAACTCATGAAGAAGAGCTATGGTGTAGAGAACAGAGCCTACTCTCAGGAGGAAATCACCCAAG GCCTTGAAGAGATGGGGGACACGCTCTACGCCCCCTATTCCACCCACTTTCAGCTACAG AATCGGGCTCCCCAGGATTTCTCCATCCCACGGGCCCAGGCGCCGGCCAGCCCTTACAACAACTacgaaggaaggaaagagggcagTTAG